The Sinomicrobium kalidii region ATTCTTTCTTCAGGTAATAGTTTATTTTCGGTAAGCCCGTTTTGGTTGATACTCCGCTTTAACATTGTTTGTCCGGGATAAACGTGAGTGTTGAGGTGTTTAAGATACCGGTCTTATTTCACGTAGTAAGGACAACACATGGGGCATGCCCGGATATAGCGGACGATGCAAAAATTATTGTAACGTTATTAATCCGGAAATAAAAAGGTATTGTACGTTGCAGGTTTCAGGTTGCTTTCACTGTCACCGGAGCATCTTAAAATCATAGATCATAGGTCTCACAACTCATATCCAAAATCCAATTTTACTCCACGATTTTTTTGATCCTAACACATTCCGGAAGTCGGTATATTCTGTTTGTTAAAGTTTGTTAATAATACTGCTGTAAATGTAACAGTTTGTGCTTTTCTGCGTCTTTTTCTATTACTTTAAGGCATTTTTAAACTACTAACCACATAATCTGAAATTCTATGAAAAAAATTACCATGGTGATGGCGATCTGTCTTTTTGCAGGATCACTGTTTGCCCGTGAAAACGCACAATGGTTGCGGTATCCGGCCGTTTCACCGGACGGAGAGACCATCGTTTTTGGGTATATGGGGAATCTTTACCGGGTCAGCTCGAAAGGGGGGACTGCCGTACCCATAACGGTAGGCGATGCCTACGATATGCGCCCGGTGTGGAGCCGTGACGGAAAAACCATTGCCTTTGCCAGCGACCGTTACGGCAATTTTGATGTATATACCATGCCCGCAACGGGAGGGACCCCGGTACGGCTTACCTATAACAGCGCCGATGATTTTCCGTATGATTTTACAACAGACGGCAGTTCGGTGCTTTTCGGAAGCGGAAGGGAAGCGCCCTCCGGCAGTGTCCGCTTTCCGGGCCAGGGTTATTTCAGGAACCTGTATACCGTTCCTGTAAAAGGAGGCCGCCCCGTCCTTATCAGTGCAGCGGGGGCCGATGAAGCACATTACAATAAAGAGGGAACCAAAATCGTCTTCCAGGACCGGAAAGGGTATGAAGATCCCTGGCGAAAACATCATACTTCTTCGGTAACCAGGGATATCTGGCTGTATGATATTACCGATAACACGTATAAACAACTCAGCACTTTTCAGGGAGAAAACAGAAAACCCGTGTTCAGTGCGAACGGTGATGCCGTATACTACCTGAATGAAAAGGACGGTACACAAAACCTGTATAAAAGATCACTGGCTACAGGTGACGAAGAACAACTGACCGCGTTCACGGACTTTCCCGTACGCCATTTAAGCATTTCCGGAGCCGATACTACGGTATTTACCTGGAAAGGGGGTATTTATGTGCTCGCCCCGGGAGGGACACCGCGCAAACTGGATATCCGGGTAATGGACGATGCTGCTTTCCAGGTATTAAAAAACATGGATATTCACAGTGTAACGGAATTTGCGGTAAGTCCCGAAGGGAAAGAGATCGCTTTTGTAAACCGGGGAGAGGTCTTTGTAACCGGAATAGACGATGCCCGGACCAAAAGGATAACCGATACCCCCGAACAGGAACGAATGATAAGCTGGTCTCCCGACGGAAAGACATTGCAGTTTTCAGGTGAACGCGACGGAAGCTGGAATATCTATAAAGTCCGTTTAAAAAGACCGGACGAAAAATACTTTTACGCATCCACAGTCCTGAAGACCGAAGCCGTGGCAGCAACAAGTGCAGAAGAGTTCCAGGCGGAGTATTCCCCGGACGGGAAGAAGATCGCCTTTGTTGAAGAGCGCAATATACTGAAGGTGATGGACCTCGATACCGGGAAAAAAGTGACCGTATTTCCCGAAGGCCGTAACTATTCATACAGTGATGGCGACTGGTCCTATCAATGGAGCCCGGACAGTAAATGGTTGCTCGTAGACGATAGTAAGGGGCACTTTGTACGCCGGAATACGGCCCTTATCAAGGCCGATGGCACCGGTGATATCTTTCACCCGGTTAACGGAGGCTTTGGGGAAGAGGCCCCAAAATGGGCGCTGAACGGCAAGATGATAACCTATAAAAGTAGTCGTGAAGGAAGGAAATCCCTCGCTTATCAGGGCAGCAGGGAAGTGGATATCTATGCCGTGTTTTTCGATCAGGAGGCCTACGACCGTTTTACATTGAGCAAAGAAGAATTTGATCTCCTCAAAGAAAAGGAAGAAGAGGAAAAGGAGGAGGACGAAGAAAAGAAGGATGAAAAACCCGGAAAAAAGAAAAGGGACAAGAAAGAAAAACAGGCCCCCCTGGTACTGGACCTCGATAACCTGGACAACCGCAGGATAAAACTCACCATTAACAGTTCCAGCATCAGTGATTACGTGTTGAGTGAGGAAGCCGATAAACTGTATTACCTGGCCGCTTTTGAAAAAGGATATGACCTTTGGGTTACCGAACCGCGGACCAGGGAAACCAAAATACTGGCCAAGCTGGGAGGTAGTCCGAGCGGAATAGCACTCAGTGACGACGGGAAAACACTCTACCTGAGCAACAAGGGCAAGTTGGTTAAAGTGGATACCGAAAGCGGAAAGGTGGAAAACATTAAGATCGATGCCGATATGGAGGTAGATGCCGCTGCCGAACGCCGGTATATGTTTGACCACATGTGGCGTCAGGTAAAGAAAAAGTTCTACGATCCGGAGATTCACGGTATTGACTGGCAAATGTATCATGACGAATACGTGAAATTTCTGCCACATATTAACAATAACTACGATTTCCGGGAATTGCTGAGTGAACTCCTCGGAGAGCTCAACGCCTCACATACCGGAGGGCGTTTTTATCCGGACGGGGAAAACGGGGACCATACCGCTTCCCTCGGGTTGTTGTTTGACGAAAGGTACACCGGAAACGGAATCCGCATCTCGGAAGTTATTGCAGGCGGACCGCTGGACAATGCCAAAAGCAGGGTGAAAAAAGGGGATATTATTACAAAGATCAACGGTAAAACGATTGGCGCCGAAGAAAACTGGAATAAATACCTTATAAACATTAAGGATAAAAAAACCCTGCTCACGGTGAAAAGCGGCGGTACAACCTTTGAAGAAACGGTAAAACCGGTTGCTTCAGGGGCAGAGCAGAGGCTGATGTACAGGCGCTGGGTAAAGACCATGGAAAAAATGGTCGACTCCCTGAGCGGCGGACGCCTGGGATATGTACACATAAAGGGAATGAACGACGGCAGTTTCCGGGATGTTTATGAAAATGTACTGGGAAAGAACCTGGACAAGGAAGCCCTGGTGGTGGATACCCGGTTTAATGGCGGCGGATGGCTGCATGATGATCTCAATATGTTTCTCAGTGGTACGGAATACCTGAAATTTGCGCCTCAGGGATATGTGGTCAAAGGAGGGGAGCCCATGTCGCGCTGGACCAAACCGAGCATTGTGGTGATGAGTGAAGGGAATTACAGTGATGCTTTCATTTTCCCGTATGTGTATAAGCAGAACGGTATAGGCAAGCTGGTAGGAATGCCGGTGGCCGGAACAGGTACGGCCGTATGGTGGGAGCGCCAGATAGATCCTTCCATAATTTTCGGAATCCCCATGGTGGCCACTATCGGAAAAGAAGGCCGGCCCACGGAAAACCTGGAACTGGAACCGGATATCGAGGTCCCGCTGCCGTATATCGATTTTCTCAACGGCAAAGACCCTCAACTGGAAACGGCAGTTAAGGAATTGTTGAAAGAAATACAGTAATAAAGAAAGCCCGGTGTTTGCAGCCGGGCTTTTTAATTTCGGCACATGTTATAATATGTCATTCATCTTCACTACTTTTGCACTCCTAATACGTGCAGTGCAATGCGAACCAAGTCTCTGAAAAAGAATAAAATAAACGTTGTTACCCTGGGGTGTTCCAAGAATGTTTATGACAGCGAAGTACTTATGGGACAACTGAAAGCCGGAGGTAAGGAGGTTGTTCATGAAGAAGAAGGGAATATCGTTGTGATCAATACCTGCGGGTTTATCAACAATGCCAAGGAAGAAAGCGTCAATACCATACTGGAATATGTACAGAAAAAGGAAGAAGGCGATGTAGATAAGGTTTTTGTTACCGGGTGCCTCAGCGAGCGCTACAAACCCGACCTGGAAAAGGAAATTCCCGATGTGGACCAGTATTTCGGTACTTCTGACCTTCCGGTACTGTTAAAAGCCCTGGGTGCCGATTATAGACACGAACTCATAGGTGAACGACTCACGACCACCCCGAAGAACTACGCTTACCTGAAGATCGCCGAAGGGTGCGACCGGCCCTGTTCGTTCTGTGCCATTCCCCTGATGCGGGGAAAACACCGGAGTACGCCCATAGAAGAACTGGTAAAGGAAGCGGAAAAACTTGCCGAAAAAGGAGTGAAAGAACTCATTCTCATTGCACAAGACCTCACCTATTACGGTCTGGACCTATATAAAAAGCGGAACCTTGCCGAACTGTTGCGCGAGCTGGCAAAGGTGGATGGTATAGAATGGATACGCCTTCACTATGCTTTCCCCACCGGTTTTCCCATGGACGTGCTGGATGTTATTCGGGAA contains the following coding sequences:
- a CDS encoding S41 family peptidase, whose translation is MKKITMVMAICLFAGSLFARENAQWLRYPAVSPDGETIVFGYMGNLYRVSSKGGTAVPITVGDAYDMRPVWSRDGKTIAFASDRYGNFDVYTMPATGGTPVRLTYNSADDFPYDFTTDGSSVLFGSGREAPSGSVRFPGQGYFRNLYTVPVKGGRPVLISAAGADEAHYNKEGTKIVFQDRKGYEDPWRKHHTSSVTRDIWLYDITDNTYKQLSTFQGENRKPVFSANGDAVYYLNEKDGTQNLYKRSLATGDEEQLTAFTDFPVRHLSISGADTTVFTWKGGIYVLAPGGTPRKLDIRVMDDAAFQVLKNMDIHSVTEFAVSPEGKEIAFVNRGEVFVTGIDDARTKRITDTPEQERMISWSPDGKTLQFSGERDGSWNIYKVRLKRPDEKYFYASTVLKTEAVAATSAEEFQAEYSPDGKKIAFVEERNILKVMDLDTGKKVTVFPEGRNYSYSDGDWSYQWSPDSKWLLVDDSKGHFVRRNTALIKADGTGDIFHPVNGGFGEEAPKWALNGKMITYKSSREGRKSLAYQGSREVDIYAVFFDQEAYDRFTLSKEEFDLLKEKEEEEKEEDEEKKDEKPGKKKRDKKEKQAPLVLDLDNLDNRRIKLTINSSSISDYVLSEEADKLYYLAAFEKGYDLWVTEPRTRETKILAKLGGSPSGIALSDDGKTLYLSNKGKLVKVDTESGKVENIKIDADMEVDAAAERRYMFDHMWRQVKKKFYDPEIHGIDWQMYHDEYVKFLPHINNNYDFRELLSELLGELNASHTGGRFYPDGENGDHTASLGLLFDERYTGNGIRISEVIAGGPLDNAKSRVKKGDIITKINGKTIGAEENWNKYLINIKDKKTLLTVKSGGTTFEETVKPVASGAEQRLMYRRWVKTMEKMVDSLSGGRLGYVHIKGMNDGSFRDVYENVLGKNLDKEALVVDTRFNGGGWLHDDLNMFLSGTEYLKFAPQGYVVKGGEPMSRWTKPSIVVMSEGNYSDAFIFPYVYKQNGIGKLVGMPVAGTGTAVWWERQIDPSIIFGIPMVATIGKEGRPTENLELEPDIEVPLPYIDFLNGKDPQLETAVKELLKEIQ
- the rimO gene encoding 30S ribosomal protein S12 methylthiotransferase RimO, which encodes MRTKSLKKNKINVVTLGCSKNVYDSEVLMGQLKAGGKEVVHEEEGNIVVINTCGFINNAKEESVNTILEYVQKKEEGDVDKVFVTGCLSERYKPDLEKEIPDVDQYFGTSDLPVLLKALGADYRHELIGERLTTTPKNYAYLKIAEGCDRPCSFCAIPLMRGKHRSTPIEELVKEAEKLAEKGVKELILIAQDLTYYGLDLYKKRNLAELLRELAKVDGIEWIRLHYAFPTGFPMDVLDVIREEPKVCNYIDIPLQHISDPILKSMRRGTTKAKTTKLLHDFREAVPGMAIRTTLIVGYPGETEEDFEILKDWVKEMRFERLGCFTYSHEENTHAYTLEDDVPEEVKQQRAAEIMEIQSQISWELNQEKTDRTYRCIIDRKEGGYFVGRTEFDSPDVDNEVLIDAAKHYVRIGEFTDVKITDASDFDLYGIPVNEVQ